The DNA window CACCATCGTCACGATGTTCTACGAGAATTCGACCCGCACCCGGGTGTCCTTCGAGGTGGCCGGCAAGTGGATGAGCGCCGACGTGATCAATGTCAGCGCCTCCGGATCGTCGGTGGGCAAGGGGGAGTCGCTGCGCGACACCGCGTTCACGCTGCGCGCCGCCGGCGCCGACGCGCTGATCATCCGGCACCCGGCCTCCGGCGCCGCGCACCTGCTCGCCGAGTGGACTTCGGGCGGGAACGCCGCCCGAGAGGATCCAGGGCCGTCGGTGATCAACGCCGGCGACGGTACCCACGAACACCCGACCCAGGCGCTGCTGGACGCGCTCACCATTCGCCAGCGCCTCGGCGGCGTAGAAGGCCGTCGCATTGTGATCGTCGGCGACATCCTGCACAGCCGGGTCGCCCGCTCCAACGTGATGCTGTTGCACACACTGGGCGCCGAGGTGGTGCTGGTCGCGCCGCCGACGCTGCTGCCGGTCGGCGTGGAGGGCTGGCCGGTCACCGTGTCGAACGACTTCGACGCCGAGCTGCCCGCCGCCGACGCGGTGTTGATGCTGCGGGTGCAGGCCGAGCGGATGAACGGCGCCTTCTTCCCGTCGGTACGCGAATACTCGTCGCTGTACGGGCTTTCCGATCGTCGCCAGGCGATGCTGCCCGGCCACGCCGTGGTGCTGCACCCGGGGCCGATGCTGCGTGGAATGGAGATTGCATCGTCGGTGGCCGACTCGTCGCAATCGGCTGTGCTGCAACAGGTTTCCAACGGTGTGCACGTGCGGATGGCGGTGTTGTTCCATGTGCTGGTTGGCACCGAACTGGCCGGGGAAGAGGGTGCGGCGTGAGCGTGCTGCTGCGCGGGGTTCGGTTGTACGGCGAGGGCGATCGCGTCGACGTGCTGGTCGACAGCCCCGGTTTTGAAGGCCAGATCGCCGACATCGGCGCCGGCCTCGACTTTCCCGACACGGCGGACGTGATCGATGCCACCGATCACGTCCTGCTTCCCGGCCTGGTGGACTTACACACCCATCTGCGCGAACCGGGGCGCGAATACGCCGAGGACATCGAAACCGGGTCGGCCGCAGCGGCTTTGGGTGGCTACACCGCGGTGTTCGCAATGGCCAATACCAACCCGGTCGCCGACAGTCCGGTGGTCACCGACCACGTCTGGCATCGCGGCCAGCAGGTCGGCCTGGTCGACGTGCACCCGGTGGGCGCCGTCACCGTCGGGTTAGCCGGTAAGGAGCTCACCGAGATGGGCATGATGGCGGCCGGGGCGGCGCAGGTGCGGATGTTCTCCGACGACGGCATCTGCGTGCACGACCCGCTGGTGATGCGCCGCGCGCTGGAATACGCCACCGGGTTGGACGTGCTCATCGCCCAGCACGCCGAGGAACCCCGGCTGACCGTCGGCGCCGTCGCCCACGAAGGGCCCACCGCCGCTCGGCTGGGCCTGGCGGGATGGCCCCGGGCGGCCGAGGAATCGATCGTCGCCCGCGACGCGCTGCTGGCCCGCGACGCCGGCGCCCGGGTGCACATCTGCCACGCTTCCACGGCGGGCACCGTCGAGATCGTGAAATGGGCCAAGAAGCAGGGAATCTCGATCACCGCCGAGGTCACGCCGCACCACCTGATGCTCGATGACAGCAGGCTGGCCAATTATGACGGACAAAACCGCGTCAACCCGCCGCTGCGCGAAGCGGCCGACGCGGTGGCGCTGCGCCAGGCGCTGGCCGACGGCGTCATCGACTGTGTGGCCACCGATCACGCCCCGCACGCCGAGCACGAGAAGTGCGTGGAGTTCTCCGCGGCGCGTCCCGGCATGCTGGGCCTGCAGACCGCGCTGTCGATCGTGGTGCAGACCATGGTCATCCCGGGCCTGTTGACCTGGCGGGACGCCGCCCGGGTGATGAGCGAAAATCCCGCCCGCATCGCGCGCCTGCCCGATCATGGGCGGCCGCTGGAAGCGGGGGAGCCGGCCAACCTCACGGTGGTGGACCCGACGGCCTCCTGGACCGTCGCCGGGTCGGACCTGGC is part of the Mycobacterium mantenii genome and encodes:
- a CDS encoding aspartate carbamoyltransferase catalytic subunit; translation: MTRHLLAAGDLSRDDATAILDDADRFAQALVGREIKKLPTLRGRTIVTMFYENSTRTRVSFEVAGKWMSADVINVSASGSSVGKGESLRDTAFTLRAAGADALIIRHPASGAAHLLAEWTSGGNAAREDPGPSVINAGDGTHEHPTQALLDALTIRQRLGGVEGRRIVIVGDILHSRVARSNVMLLHTLGAEVVLVAPPTLLPVGVEGWPVTVSNDFDAELPAADAVLMLRVQAERMNGAFFPSVREYSSLYGLSDRRQAMLPGHAVVLHPGPMLRGMEIASSVADSSQSAVLQQVSNGVHVRMAVLFHVLVGTELAGEEGAA
- a CDS encoding dihydroorotase, whose protein sequence is MSVLLRGVRLYGEGDRVDVLVDSPGFEGQIADIGAGLDFPDTADVIDATDHVLLPGLVDLHTHLREPGREYAEDIETGSAAAALGGYTAVFAMANTNPVADSPVVTDHVWHRGQQVGLVDVHPVGAVTVGLAGKELTEMGMMAAGAAQVRMFSDDGICVHDPLVMRRALEYATGLDVLIAQHAEEPRLTVGAVAHEGPTAARLGLAGWPRAAEESIVARDALLARDAGARVHICHASTAGTVEIVKWAKKQGISITAEVTPHHLMLDDSRLANYDGQNRVNPPLREAADAVALRQALADGVIDCVATDHAPHAEHEKCVEFSAARPGMLGLQTALSIVVQTMVIPGLLTWRDAARVMSENPARIARLPDHGRPLEAGEPANLTVVDPTASWTVAGSDLASRSANTPYEAMTLPATVTATLLRGKVTARDGKCPA